From one Leishmania panamensis strain MHOM/PA/94/PSC-1 chromosome 9 sequence genomic stretch:
- a CDS encoding hypothetical protein (TriTrypDB/GeneDB-style sysID: LpmP.09.0960), with product MAKYVAGEPLGVAGQEVGKGADALFAAVQQWSAGHLHEPRDGVALMTSASAAARAPSPCSPLSPEQQVALCAGAVTCLSVASLPGNTDTAVAVVGTTVGTVALLLIEGSRALYKVAECSLAKWSSGAITAQDAVVDVAFSLDPAGRPEFVSAASAGCVVVVDVQLLYQSPRNSSHSAAEELGDAETDAPAAVAHRAEWHQEAAPWSNSALRAKAVEALERSGAHRVRRSCSDVFACSFVEADVVRILAPQRLQVAVAMDVALVVVLSSGALHYVERVVEGGSVRLLAEYHRQRLAKGSVFTSHASAARQGADSAAAGDFSTDAASLRLLTDSRAVPHVIYRYRLSPYRIQACDDSGQTASGGGSNCGTAALGLSSAAESVTHVCDAHLHFSEKDAACHVVLAGTQSVPVSKVGYMSPASRVGSVAVSMGSAEYTLGHVQQQQQQQHHYSGIIGYKTLGWWAIVRNAVLPRQTFDRDALERQAFQQRQRQQQQQPHDGNTFSTFRSSTDSPFSVHVQSNTMALPCGLGPCPASLSASAFTSPVTPSPATAGAGVSGGVSTASAGQGRGFAAVLMLTDALVLASGHELYVGDLRDVPPSATTLPVPRPLRSFGSVIEGITAEPYMDTRVVLVATSSCVTPLSLV from the coding sequence ATGGCAAAATATGTGGCTGGCGAACCCCTTGGCGTGGCAGGGCAGGAGGTGGGAAAGGGTGCCGATGCCCTCttcgcagcggtgcagcagtggtCGGCAGGGCATTTGCATGAGCCCAGGGACGGCGTGGCGCTGATGACTAGtgcgtctgctgccgctagAGCCCCCTCGCCGTGCTCGCCACTGTCGCCAGAGCAGCAAGTTGCCCTTTGCGCCGGTGCCGTTACGTGCCTCTCtgtcgcctccctccctggCAATACAGACACAGCCGTGGCAGTAGTCGGCACCACTGTCGgcacggtggcgctgctgctcatcgaGGGCAGTCGCGCCCTCTACAAGGTTGCCGAGTGCTCGCTGGCAaagtggagcagcggcgccatcaCGGCACAGGATGCTGTCGTGGACGTGGCCTTCAGCTTGGACCCGGCTGGACGGCCGGAGTTCGTCAGTGCCGCCAGTGCTGggtgcgtcgtcgtcgtggatGTGCAGCTTCTCTACCAGTCACCCCGtaacagcagccacagcgccgccgaggagCTCGGAGACGCGGAGACGGACGCAccagctgccgtggcgcACAGAGCAGAATGGCATCAAGAGGCCGCGCCGTGGTCGAACTCAGCCCTTCGGGCGAAGGCCGTGGAAGCGCTTGAGCGGTCAGGCGCGCATcgggtgcggcgcagctgcagtgacgTCTTCGCCTGCTCCTTTGTAGAGGCCGATGTGGTGCGCATCTTGgctccgcagcgcctgcaggtCGCCGTCGCGATGGACGTGGCGCTTGTCGTGgtgctcagcagcggtgcgttGCACTACGTGGAGCGAGTGGTCGAGGGAGGCTCAGTGCGCCTCCTTGCGGAGTATCACCGACAGCGACTCGCCAAGGGTTCTGTCTTCACATCGCACGCATCTGCAGCAAGACAGGGGgcggacagcgctgctgcgggcgaCTTCTCTACCGATGCTGCTTCACTGCGCCTCCTCACCGACAGCCGCGCCGTTCCGCACGTCATCTACCGCTACCGTCTCTCGCCCTACCGCATCCAGGCCTGTGATGACAGCGGCCAGACGGCGAGCGGGGGCGGAAGTAACTGCGGAACTGCGGCGTTGGGGTTGTCCTCCGCGGCGGAGTCGGTGACGCATGTGTGCGACGCGCATCTGCATTTCAGCGAGAAGGATGCCGCGTGCCACGTCGTGCTGGCTGGCACACAGAGTGTGCCGGTCAGTAAGGTTGGCTACATGTCGCCTGCCTCACGCGTTGGCTCGGTTGCCGTGTCCATGGGGTCAGCTGAGTACACGCTGGGTcacgtccagcagcagcagcagcagcagcaccactacTCGGGAATAATTGGGTACAAGACCCTCGGGTGGTGGGCAATCGTGCGGAACGCCGTCCTGCCGCGTCAGACTTTTGATCGAGATGCGCTGGAAAGGCAAGCgttccagcagcgccagcgccagcagcagcagcagccacacgaCGGGAACACCTTCTCGACGTTTAGGAGCAGCACTGACTCACCCTTCTCGGTACATGTGCAGAGCAACACGATGGCCCTGCCGTGTGGACTCGGTCCCTGTCcggcctccctctccgcctccgcctttaCGTCTCCTGTGACGCCGTCACCAGCCACGGCAGGGGCTGGTGTGAGTGGCGGCGTCAGCACGGCAAGCGCTGGTCAAGGCAGGGGCTTTGCAGCTGTTTTGATGCTCACGGACGCTCTTGTCTTGGCATCCGGTCATGAACTGTACGTTGGTGACCTCCGCGATGTGCCGCCGAGCGCCACGActctgccggtgccgcgTCCGCTTCGCTCCTTCGGTAGTGTCATCGAGGGGATTACCGCCGAGCCGTACATGGATACTCgagtggtgctggtggcaaCCAGCTCTTGCGTGACTCCCCTATCGCTTGTATAG
- the EF1G gene encoding elongation factor-1 gamma (TriTrypDB/GeneDB-style sysID: LpmP.09.0970), with protein MPYVLFSSSHPENARSQKIMVAAAYANVNVELKVCQYGQENETPEFARNCSPCMRFPSLQTEEGYIFESNAILRHVARVEKSGAKLYGATPFESSQVDMWLDFAASEIDAHNMPYLRESFAGIPAPESAMATLEESLAGLELWLETRTFLVGERMTVADISVAFALQWVYRMNAKHGEELTKKYRNAYRLYNTVMQQPKTVEVLKQWGATFGPAKAPKKAAEPKPKVEKKPKEEAEDEEQPVKEEKKPNPLDALPPSNFVLDAYKREYSNTDTRTVAAPYFFEHYDAEGYTCFWARYKYNEENKKQFMTANLVRGWFQRMEHLRKYAFGVALIIGEDTAHELMGFWVFRGTGMPEIVNEVVDTELFEWEEIKDVQAEKEKITDYLCWEGPTIPRPVLEGRCFK; from the coding sequence ATGCCCTACgtgctcttctccagctcccATCCGGAGAACGCGCGTTCCCAGAAGATCATGGTGGCCGCCGCGTACGCCAACGTCAACGTCGAGCTCAAGGTCTGCCAGTACGGCCAGGAGAATGAGACGCCCGAGTTTGCGCGCAACTGCAGCCCGTGCATgcgcttcccctccctccagaCGGAGGAGGGCTACATCTTCGAGTCCAACGCCATCCTGCGCCACGTCGCTCGTGTGGAAAAGAGCGGTGCAAAGCTGTATGGCGCCACACCCTTCGAGAGCAGCCAGGTCGATATGTGGCTTGACTTTGCTGCCTCCGAAATCGATGCGCACAACATGCCCTACCTGAGGGAGTCCTTCGCCGGCATTCCGGCCCCGGAGAGCGCCATGGCCACCTTGGAGGAGAGCCTTGCTGGCCTGGAGCTGTGGTTGGAGACCCGCACCTTCCTCGTCGGCGAGCGCATGACCGTGGCCGACATCTCTGTTGCCTTCGCGTTGCAGTGGGTGTACCGCATGAACGCGAAGCATGGCGAGGAGCTGACGAAGAAGTACCGCAACGCGTACCGCCTGTACAACacggtgatgcagcagcccaagacggtggaggtgctgaagcAGTGGGGCGCGACCTTCGGCCCGGCCAAAGCGCCGAAGAAGGCTGCGGAGCCGAAGCccaaggtggagaagaagccgaaggaggaagcggaggacgaggagcagccggtgaaggaagagaagaaaccgAACCCGCTggacgcgctgccgccgagcAACTTCGTGCTGGACGCGTACAAGCGCGAGTACAGCAACACCGACACCCgcacggtggcagcgccgtaCTTCTTCGAGCACTACGACGCGGAGGGCTACACGTGCTTCTGGGCGCGCTACAAGTACAACGAAGAAAACAAGAAGCAGTTCATGACGGCCAACCTTGTGCGCGGCTGGTTCCAGCGCATGGAGCACTTGCGCAAGTACGCCTTCGGCGTCGCGCTCATCATCGGTGAGGACACAGCGCACGAGCTGATGGGCTTCTGGGTGTTCCGTGGCACGGGCATGCCGGAGATCGTGAATGAGGTAGTGGACACAGAGCTGTTCGAGTGGGAGGAGATCAAGGACGTtcaggcagagaaggagaagatcaCGGACTACCTGTGCTGGGAGGGTCCGACGATACCGCGCCCAGTGCTGGAGGGCCGCTGCTTCAAGTAA
- a CDS encoding hypothetical protein (TriTrypDB/GeneDB-style sysID: LpmP.09.0980) — MSSSAAENSNVEEEEEAKSMTTVATVTASANTRSTYGSKEWKVRLMNWRGVGGSTQSNTGGSDGSGTSEVAAAASEVTTEKGEALDQKSAEGSKSSATAPAENDAAAAAKTNSATAHASPARPMNIWLRRALERQAESAIAAEIHDAKQASVGAVVESVAGVALGAVAAAAAKVAASEPEGNGAVAFEKRLAAQTRFAELMREHREGPRQPSAQPPVKATKVVKKPKVTEPTSPVVTPTAEEKSSMSISNKKRAAESAGQAHAAPDTEPGTLSPSEAKTGKAEGGPTQPTSMAEVDSSAAPFAAAAVHQATVRKRKKATSSASAKRTQGASVDASTATTPTHVTTVKGKASLEELRARRNRTTAGGSASRRDDPNSSEGSTGMAGSSNAGNAVSGHSQQDEYNDCALDAISRLLLRYCLGDSTAPVTPSAATAADSADVSSSAEPAVALTTESSPVPTQMTTELEFFNELMELCENDSLTPASLELLRELFQHVRVLPRSSSVSDAGKRGESADASACTVQDGEAAMEETDVEAYREAIRRREYVQQVIMVLLNRLKHMKMQEQRERQQSDGDTAAAATSAASAPLPAPAGKNQRSNSQCAPMPPLSPQHKSGMIYPGGQTMASAAPWPSMAEMAGAYPDEVTAAFTSAMMTYGYPNPYAHLTVFSQHQPVAPPVGWPPLLHAPIPGARHGRHDHHDSNSNVAARLVASPFPGAFPIIPPPATADTFAGAEDREMQELLRMIRAQLTQPASMKLSGMSTADSRVESSVNLSGAAPVEVSQAERAVLRHVQMDFKKHLEQQQQQQQAAVVASPAEGSPAPPMATLTPPPEMDTTQPRRMHATPGTAAGTSASVTGAATGTAMGTTAASHVGSENSQHHHTLLGHQASGLEETGEAAGESPSARSTTAPAQEEEGIVTDEATPAKSRGTTLNLNAKPFVPSGARGGNGSTTTTIIIKPTATPDSTPTKTTFNYYAKPFLPSVRVNLPMPTLPQKRAQMNVAAPAFIPKQQQQQAPSRTDAPAIPPPPPGCVTDPWASYEMFARWRDMMEAYYQNVFAQQNAATTKTGTAPPSATATGGGPAPPIMMTSPHLA, encoded by the coding sequence ATGTCGTCAAGCGCAGCAGAGAACTCCaacgtcgaggaggaggaagaggcgaagtCGATGACCACAGTCGccactgtcaccgccagcgcaAACACCCGCAGTACGTATGGATCAAAGGAATGGAAAGTCCGCTTGATGAACTGGCGGggcgtcggcggcagcacccaGAGCAAcactggcggcagcgatggtaGCGGTACTTCGGAAGtagccgcagctgcttccGAAGTCACCACAGAGAAGGGCGAGGCGCTCGATCAGAAAAGCGCAGAAGGTAGCAAGTCCTCTGCAACAGCGCCTGCGGAAaacgacgcagcagcagcagcaaagacgAACTCCGCTACGGCTCACGCCTCACCGGCTCGCCCGATGAATATCTGGCTGCGTCGTGCGCTGGAACGGCAAGCAGAGTCCGCGATTGCGGCAGAGATTCATGATGCCAAGCAGGCTTCCGTGGGGGCGGTGGTAGAATCCGTAGCGGGTGTAGCGCTGGGAgccgtagcagcagcagccgcaaaAGTGGCTGCCAGTGAACCAGAGGGCAATGGCGCTGTCGCCTTCGAAAAGAGGCTTGCCGCCCAAACGAGATTCGCAGAGCTCATGAGAGAACACCGTGAGGGGCCCCGGCAGCCGAGCGCACAACCACCAGTGAAGGCCACAAAAGTCGTCAAAAAACCGAAAGTGACAGAGCCTACCTCCCCAGTAGTGACGCCcacggcggaggagaagTCATCCATGTCCATCTCCAACAAGAAGCGCGCGGCGGAAAGTGCTGGTcaggcgcacgcagcgcctgACACTGAACCAGGGACCTTATCACCATCAGAAGCGAAGACAGGGAAGGCGGAAGGCGGGCCGACACAGCCCACCTCCATGGCAGAGGTTGACTCCAGTGCAGCCCCttttgcagctgcagcagtgcatcaGGCAACCGTCCGCAAGCGCAAGAAGGCTACCAGTAGCGCATCTGCGAAGCGCACACAGGGCGCAAGCGTCGACGCCTCCACAGCAACGACACCGACACATGTGACGACCGTTAAAGGGAAGGCttcgctggaggagctccGCGCCCGGCGCaaccgcaccaccgccggcggcagcgcgagccGCCGTGATGACCCGAACTCTTCGGAAGGAAGCACTGGCATggcgggcagcagcaacgccggcAACGCTGTGAGCGGGCATTCACAGCAAGACGAATACAACGACTGCGCCCTCGACGCCATCAGCcgacttcttcttcgctACTGCTTGGGGGACAGCACAGCGCCAGTGACGCCAtcggcggcaacagcagctgatAGCGCGGACGTCTCGTCCTCGGCGGAGCCGGCGGTCGCCCTCACCACAGAATCGTCGCCGGTGCCTACACAGATGACGACGGAGCTAGAATTCTTCAATGAGCTGATGGAGCTCTGCGAGAACGACAGTCTTACACCGGCGTCGCTGGAGCTACTGCGTGAGCTCTTCCAGCACGTCCGCGTGTTGCCCCGCTCCTCTAGCGTCTCGGATGCTGGCaaaagaggcgagagcgCAGATGCCAGCGCATGTACTGTGCAGGACGGCGAGGCTGCGATGGAGGAGACAGATGTCGAAGCCTACCGCGAAGCCATTCGCCGGCGCGAGTACGTTCAGCAAGTCATCATGGTGCTACTGAACCGCCTCAAGCACATGAAAatgcaggagcagcgagagaggcagcaaagTGATGGcgacacggcagcagcagcaacatctGCGGCATCGgctccgctgccggcgccagcTGGAAAGAACCAGAGAAGCAACAGCCAGTGCGCGCCGATGCCCCCTTTATCACCGCAACACAAGTCAGGAATGATATACCCGGGAGGGCAGACGATGgcgtctgctgctccgtGGCCGAGCATGGCCGAGATGGCCGGCGCGTACCCAGACGAGGTGACCGCTGCCTTCACGTCAGCGATGATGACCTACGGCTACCCGAACCCGTACGCTCACCTCACCGTCTTCTCCCAGCATCAGCCGGTGGCCCCACCAGTGGGCTGGCCGCCGTTGCTCCACGCACCTATCCCCGGGGCCCGTCACGGGCGCCATGACCACcacgacagcaacagcaacgttGCCGCACGCCTCGTGGCGTCCCCGTTTCCCGGCGCCTTCCCTATCATCCCCCCGCCAGCCACTGCGGACACCTTCGCCGGTGCAGAGGACCGTGAGATGCAGGAGCTACTCCGCATGATTCGGGCACAGCTCACCCAGCCTGCTAGCATGAAGTTGTCTGGCATGAGCACCGCTGACTCGCGAGTGGAATCGAGCGTCAACTTGTCGGGCGCAGCGCCGGTTGAAGTGTCTCAAGCAGAGAGGGCAGTGCTGCGTCACGTCCAGATGGACTTCAAGAAGCActtggagcagcagcagcagcagcagcaagcggcggtggtagctTCGCCAGCCGAGGGCTCcccggcgccgccgatggcAACCctgacaccaccaccagagaTGGATACTACACAACCGCGTCGCATGCATGCCACGCCTGGTACCGCTGCTGGCACCTCAGCCTCTGTTACGGGCGCCGCAACAGGCACAGCTATGGGaacgacagcggcgtcgcacGTTGGTAGTGAAAACTctcaacaccaccacaccctcCTTGGTCACCAGGCGAGCGGGCTAGAGGAAACCGGAGAGGCGGCAGGGGAGTCTCCCTccgcgcgcagcaccactgcccctgcgcaggaggaggaaggtaTCGTAACTGACGAAGCAACACCGGCCAAGTCGCGCGGAACAACTCTAAACCTCAACGCCAAGCCGTTTGTGCCAAGCGGCGCTCGCGgaggcaacggcagcaccaccaccactattATTATCAAACCCACCGCTACCCCGGACTCGACGCCTACGAAGACGACCTTTAACTACTACGCCAAGCCGTTTTTGCCTTCCGTCAGGGTCAACTTACCGATGCCCACACTACCGCAGAAACGGGCGCAGATGAACGTGGCAGCACCGGCCTTCATccccaagcagcagcagcagcaggcccCCTCCAGGACAGACGCGCCGGCCAttccgccaccgccgcccggATGTGTGACGGACCCCTGGGCCTCTTACGAAATGTTTGCCCGTTGGCGGGACATGATGGAGGCCTACTACCAAAACGTGTTCGCCCAGCAGAACGCGGCTACGACAAAGACCGGAACCGCACCACCATCGGCTACAGCAACTGGAGGAGGACCGGCCCCACCGATTATGATGACCTCGCCACACCTTGCGTAG